A stretch of Sinimarinibacterium sp. NLF-5-8 DNA encodes these proteins:
- the greA gene encoding transcription elongation factor GreA, which translates to MSKIPMTAHGAEKLREELRYRKSELRPKIIADIEEARKQGDLRENAEYHAAREQHGFNEGRISELESRLAAAQIIDITQMPATGKVIFGVTVDLADADTGDELRYRIVGEDEADAKNGLISINSPIARALIGKSEGDVAQVIAPGGTRELEIVQVHYI; encoded by the coding sequence ATGAGCAAAATCCCGATGACTGCACACGGCGCAGAAAAGCTGCGCGAGGAACTGCGCTATCGTAAAAGCGAACTGCGCCCCAAAATCATCGCCGATATCGAAGAAGCACGAAAACAAGGCGATCTGCGCGAAAACGCCGAATATCACGCAGCCCGCGAACAACATGGGTTCAACGAAGGCCGCATTTCAGAACTGGAATCACGACTGGCGGCGGCACAGATCATCGACATCACGCAAATGCCTGCAACCGGCAAGGTGATCTTTGGCGTCACCGTCGATCTGGCCGACGCGGATACCGGTGATGAGCTGCGTTACCGCATCGTTGGTGAGGATGAAGCGGATGCCAAAAACGGTTTGATTTCGATCAATTCACCCATTGCGCGCGCGCTGATCGGCAAAAGTGAAGGCGATGTGGCACAGGTGATTGCGCCGGGCGGCACGCGTGAACTTGAAATTGTTCAGGTGCACTACATATAG
- the rlmE gene encoding 23S rRNA (uridine(2552)-2'-O)-methyltransferase RlmE has protein sequence MTQKRRASSARWLAEHEADPYVQEARRLGLRSRAAFKLKEIQERDKIMRPGQIVVDLGAAPGGWSQIARPMLGARGQLFALDILPFEPIAGVDIIVGDFREDAVLLQLEERVGDQMVDLVLSDMAPNLSGIEIADQASSMYLCELALEFAKAHLKPRGSMLVKVFQGEGFDAYLKSIREVFDSVTIRKPKASRPRSNEVYVLARNFRAV, from the coding sequence ATGACGCAAAAACGCCGCGCAAGTTCCGCCCGCTGGCTTGCAGAACATGAAGCTGACCCCTATGTCCAGGAGGCGCGCCGCCTGGGGCTTCGCTCGCGGGCGGCATTCAAGCTCAAGGAAATCCAGGAGCGCGACAAGATCATGCGCCCGGGGCAGATTGTGGTGGATCTGGGCGCGGCGCCGGGGGGATGGAGCCAGATTGCACGTCCCATGCTGGGCGCGCGCGGACAATTGTTTGCACTGGATATTCTGCCCTTCGAGCCCATCGCCGGGGTCGATATCATCGTTGGCGACTTTCGCGAAGATGCGGTGCTGCTGCAACTCGAAGAGCGGGTCGGGGATCAGATGGTCGATCTGGTGCTCAGTGACATGGCGCCCAATCTCAGTGGTATTGAAATCGCCGATCAAGCCTCCAGTATGTATTTGTGTGAACTGGCGCTGGAGTTTGCCAAGGCACACCTCAAGCCACGCGGCAGCATGCTGGTCAAGGTCTTTCAGGGCGAAGGCTTTGATGCGTATCTGAAGTCGATTCGCGAAGTATTTGACAGCGTGACCATTCGCAAGCCCAAAGCGTCGCGGCCGCGCAGCAATGAAGTATATGTTTTGGCGCGCAACTTTCGTGCGGTATAG
- the ftsH gene encoding ATP-dependent zinc metalloprotease FtsH, with the protein MNDLAKNLLLWAVILIVMMSVFQSFSSHTRSQPELAYSEFINQVEQDNVAEVFISGQTIRGQLKAGSRFSVISPETDNRSMIGTLLDHKVKFTGEEPAQTPWFLQLLFNAFPMLLLIGVWVYFMRQMQGGGGGRGAMSFGKSRARMLNADQVKITFNDVAGCEEAKQEVTELVDFLKDPSKFQKLGGKIPRGVLMVGSPGTGKTLLARAIAGEAGVPFFTISGSDFVEMFVGVGASRVRDMFEQAKKHAPCIIFIDEIDAVGRHRGAGLGGGHDEREQTLNQLLVEMDGFEGNEGVIVIAATNRPDVLDPALLRPGRFDRQVVVPLPDVRGREQILKVHMRAVPLAENVKPNIIARATPGFSGADLANLVNEAALFAARANKRLVDHDDFERAKDKIMMGAERRSMVMSDDEKRLTAYHEAGHAIVGLSVPDHDPVYKVTIIPRGRALGVTMFLPEEDRYSLTRERLNSQICSLFGGRLAEEIIFGADKVTTGASNDIERATEIARNMVTKWGMSDRLGPLSYSEDNGEVFLGKSVTQTKHVSDDTAHAIDEEVRQVIERNYQRAKQILESNLDKLHAMSDALMKYETIDAEQLRRIMAGQDPGVPESWTDSGSNNRPGGGDAARPATSPAGTAATTNPASQQT; encoded by the coding sequence TTGAACGATCTGGCTAAAAATCTGTTGCTCTGGGCGGTCATTCTCATTGTCATGATGAGCGTGTTCCAGAGTTTTTCTTCGCATACGCGCAGCCAGCCTGAACTGGCGTATTCCGAATTCATCAACCAGGTCGAGCAGGATAATGTCGCCGAGGTCTTCATCTCCGGCCAGACCATCCGCGGCCAGCTCAAGGCAGGCTCACGCTTTTCGGTCATCAGCCCGGAAACCGACAATCGCTCGATGATCGGAACCTTGCTCGATCACAAGGTCAAGTTTACCGGCGAGGAGCCTGCGCAGACGCCTTGGTTCCTGCAACTGCTGTTCAACGCGTTTCCGATGTTGCTGCTGATCGGCGTTTGGGTGTACTTCATGCGGCAGATGCAGGGCGGCGGCGGTGGCCGTGGTGCCATGTCGTTTGGTAAAAGCCGCGCGCGCATGCTCAACGCCGATCAGGTCAAGATCACTTTCAACGACGTGGCCGGCTGCGAGGAAGCCAAGCAGGAAGTCACCGAGCTGGTGGATTTTCTCAAAGACCCCAGCAAATTCCAGAAGCTTGGCGGCAAAATCCCTCGCGGCGTTTTGATGGTCGGATCGCCCGGAACCGGCAAAACCCTGCTGGCGCGCGCCATTGCCGGCGAAGCCGGAGTGCCGTTTTTCACCATCTCCGGCTCAGATTTCGTGGAAATGTTTGTGGGCGTCGGCGCCAGCCGCGTGCGCGACATGTTCGAACAGGCCAAAAAACATGCGCCATGCATCATTTTCATTGATGAAATCGACGCCGTGGGTCGCCATCGTGGTGCAGGTTTGGGCGGCGGTCACGATGAGCGCGAGCAGACCCTGAACCAGTTACTGGTGGAAATGGACGGCTTTGAAGGCAATGAAGGCGTCATCGTCATCGCCGCGACCAACCGCCCGGATGTGCTCGACCCAGCGTTGCTGCGGCCTGGCCGCTTTGATCGGCAGGTGGTTGTGCCGTTACCGGATGTGCGTGGCCGCGAGCAAATCTTGAAAGTTCATATGCGCGCGGTACCGCTGGCTGAGAATGTCAAACCCAACATCATCGCGCGCGCAACGCCGGGCTTTTCGGGTGCGGATTTGGCAAACCTGGTCAACGAAGCCGCCTTGTTTGCCGCGCGCGCCAACAAACGGCTGGTCGATCACGATGATTTTGAGCGTGCCAAAGACAAGATCATGATGGGCGCTGAGCGCCGCAGCATGGTCATGTCCGACGACGAAAAGCGCCTGACCGCCTATCACGAAGCCGGTCACGCCATTGTGGGGTTGAGCGTGCCGGATCATGACCCGGTTTATAAAGTCACGATCATCCCGCGCGGGCGCGCGCTCGGCGTGACCATGTTCCTGCCTGAAGAAGATCGCTACAGCCTGACGCGCGAGCGGCTGAACTCGCAGATTTGTTCGCTGTTTGGCGGGCGCCTGGCAGAAGAAATCATTTTTGGCGCGGACAAGGTCACCACCGGGGCATCCAACGACATCGAGCGGGCAACCGAGATCGCGCGCAACATGGTGACCAAATGGGGGATGTCGGATCGTCTGGGGCCGCTGTCGTACAGCGAGGACAACGGCGAGGTATTCCTCGGTAAAAGCGTGACCCAGACCAAGCACGTCTCCGACGATACCGCCCACGCGATCGATGAAGAAGTGCGTCAGGTCATCGAACGCAACTATCAGCGTGCCAAGCAAATTCTGGAATCGAATCTGGATAAGCTGCATGCGATGTCGGATGCACTGATGAAGTACGAAACCATCGACGCTGAACAGTTGCGGCGGATCATGGCCGGACAGGATCCGGGTGTGCCAGAGAGCTGGACAGACTCGGGCAGCAACAACCGCCCCGGTGGCGGCGATGCCGCGCGGCCTGCGACAAGTCCCGCCGGGACAGCGGCAACGACCAATCCGGCCAGCCAGCAAACCTGA
- the folP gene encoding dihydropteroate synthase, with amino-acid sequence MGILNATPDSFSDGGQHLRLEHALRHALTMVEQGARIIDVGGESTRPGALPVSEQQELDRVIPVIEALRQHSDVVISVDTVKPAVMRAACAAGAELINDISALAAPGAIEAVMTTHAAVCLMHMQGQPRTMQTAPHYENVVAEVHQFLSERVAACRNAGVDDTRIVLDPGIGFGKTLAHNLTLLGTLGDWRVGTLPVLVGVSRKSMFGHLLQRPVEARLPASLTAAALALWQGAAIVRAHDVRETIDMVQTVSAIRKGSKNQ; translated from the coding sequence ATGGGTATTTTGAACGCCACGCCTGACTCTTTTTCGGATGGAGGGCAGCATCTGCGCCTGGAGCATGCCCTGCGTCACGCGCTGACGATGGTCGAGCAGGGCGCGCGCATCATTGATGTGGGGGGGGAATCGACCCGGCCGGGCGCACTGCCGGTCAGTGAGCAGCAAGAACTGGATCGGGTCATCCCCGTAATCGAAGCCCTGCGCCAGCACAGCGATGTGGTGATTTCCGTCGATACCGTCAAACCAGCGGTGATGCGCGCGGCCTGTGCCGCCGGGGCGGAGTTGATCAATGACATCAGTGCGCTCGCCGCACCGGGCGCAATCGAAGCAGTCATGACAACGCACGCCGCCGTGTGTCTGATGCACATGCAAGGGCAGCCGCGCACGATGCAAACCGCACCCCATTATGAAAATGTGGTGGCCGAGGTTCACCAGTTTTTGTCGGAGCGGGTTGCCGCGTGCCGTAATGCCGGGGTGGATGACACGCGCATCGTGCTTGATCCGGGCATCGGGTTTGGCAAGACCCTTGCGCACAATCTGACGCTGCTGGGCACCCTCGGCGACTGGCGGGTAGGGACATTGCCGGTTCTTGTGGGGGTTTCACGCAAGTCGATGTTTGGGCATTTACTGCAGCGCCCGGTCGAGGCGCGGCTGCCTGCGAGCCTGACCGCAGCCGCGCTTGCGCTGTGGCAGGGGGCGGCTATAGTGCGCGCCCACGATGTGCGTGAAACCATCGATATGGTGCAAACCGTCAGTGCGATCCGGAAAGGGAGCAAAAATCAATGA
- the glmM gene encoding phosphoglucosamine mutase yields MSRKYFGTDGIRGRVGQTPMTPDFALRLGWAAGRVLAADAEHARVVIGKDTRRSGYMLESALEAGFAAAGIESYLLGPLPTAGVAYLTHAMRAQAGVVISASHNPHGDNGVKFFNADGGKLSDAVESEIEAALTREIQCVSADRLGRARRVDDAAGRYIEFCKGTFAERDLHGLKIVLDCANGAAYKVGPAVLRELGAQVDVIGDQPTGLNINLGCGSTDLDALRARVVEQGAGLGIALDGDADRCLMVDAAGRVINGDQILYAIAMMRQAEGTLKGPVVGTQMSNLGLEHALDAAGISFMRAKVGDRYVMEMLKANNGVLGGETSGHTVCLDKTTTGDGIITALQVLTGMIRTGQSLAERVAGMRLYPQVLINVALSQPADEVLASTTVQKAQAQTTAELNGRGRVLLRASGTEPLIRVMVEGQNQDQTQHAAEFLAEQVRQACR; encoded by the coding sequence ATGAGTCGCAAATATTTTGGCACCGACGGCATCCGGGGACGCGTCGGGCAAACGCCGATGACGCCCGATTTTGCATTGAGGCTGGGGTGGGCCGCAGGGCGCGTATTGGCCGCAGATGCCGAACATGCGCGCGTGGTCATCGGCAAGGATACCCGGCGTTCCGGCTACATGCTGGAGTCGGCGCTGGAAGCGGGTTTTGCCGCCGCAGGCATCGAATCCTATCTATTGGGGCCTTTGCCTACGGCGGGGGTTGCCTATCTGACCCACGCCATGCGCGCACAGGCCGGGGTGGTGATTTCGGCTTCGCATAACCCTCACGGCGATAACGGCGTCAAGTTTTTCAATGCCGATGGCGGCAAGCTCAGTGATGCGGTCGAGTCCGAAATCGAAGCCGCGCTCACTCGGGAGATTCAGTGCGTCTCTGCCGACCGGCTTGGGCGCGCGCGCCGTGTCGATGATGCAGCGGGGCGCTATATCGAGTTCTGCAAGGGAACGTTTGCCGAGCGAGATCTGCACGGGCTGAAAATCGTTCTGGATTGTGCCAATGGAGCCGCTTATAAAGTCGGCCCTGCCGTGTTGCGTGAGCTCGGTGCACAGGTCGATGTCATTGGCGATCAGCCAACAGGTCTGAATATCAATCTCGGCTGTGGCTCCACTGATCTGGATGCGCTGCGCGCGCGCGTAGTCGAACAAGGGGCAGGGCTGGGGATTGCGCTGGATGGCGATGCCGACCGTTGCCTGATGGTCGATGCGGCCGGACGGGTTATAAACGGCGATCAGATTTTGTACGCGATTGCCATGATGCGCCAAGCCGAAGGGACGCTCAAAGGCCCGGTCGTGGGGACGCAAATGTCCAATCTCGGCCTGGAGCATGCACTGGATGCCGCCGGTATTTCATTCATGCGCGCCAAGGTCGGAGATCGTTATGTCATGGAAATGCTCAAGGCCAACAATGGGGTGCTCGGCGGCGAAACTTCCGGGCACACCGTTTGCTTGGACAAGACCACCACTGGCGATGGCATCATCACCGCCTTGCAGGTGCTGACGGGGATGATTCGCACCGGACAATCGCTCGCGGAGCGGGTCGCGGGGATGCGCCTGTACCCGCAAGTGCTCATCAACGTCGCACTCAGTCAGCCTGCAGACGAAGTATTGGCCTCGACCACGGTGCAAAAGGCCCAGGCACAGACCACCGCAGAGCTGAACGGACGGGGACGGGTTTTGCTCAGGGCCTCCGGCACCGAGCCGCTGATCCGCGTCATGGTCGAAGGCCAGAATCAGGACCAAACACAACATGCTGCCGAGTTTTTGGCTGAACAAGTCCGGCAAGCGTGCCGCTGA
- the tpiA gene encoding triose-phosphate isomerase has translation MNRRAMVAGNWKMNGARDFNTSLVHDILFDARGFTDIDIVICPPAPYLDSVGRQLEGSSLQLGAQNLCEQEKQGAFTGEIDGSMLRDVGCAYSIVGHSERRALYGETDVRVMEKFRTGQVHGLTPILCIGETLDERESGQTEAVLARQLGAVLDACGIAAFKQAVIAYEPVWAIGTGRTATPDQAQQTHAFIRAQLAAADAKIAGSTRILYGGSVKADNAEALFKCPDVDGGLIGGAALKAGEFVAICAAAQARNK, from the coding sequence ATGAATAGACGCGCAATGGTTGCGGGTAACTGGAAAATGAACGGGGCGCGTGATTTCAACACAAGCCTGGTTCACGATATTTTGTTTGACGCGCGCGGGTTTACCGATATCGACATCGTCATCTGTCCGCCTGCGCCTTATCTGGACAGTGTCGGCCGGCAGCTGGAGGGCAGTTCGCTACAGCTTGGCGCGCAAAACCTTTGCGAACAGGAAAAGCAAGGCGCGTTTACCGGAGAAATCGACGGCAGCATGCTGCGTGATGTCGGTTGCGCCTACAGCATCGTCGGGCACTCCGAACGGCGCGCGCTGTACGGCGAAACCGACGTGCGCGTCATGGAAAAATTCCGCACAGGCCAAGTTCACGGATTGACCCCGATCCTGTGCATTGGCGAAACACTGGATGAACGTGAGTCCGGGCAGACCGAAGCGGTGCTGGCACGCCAGCTCGGCGCCGTTCTGGATGCCTGCGGCATCGCCGCATTCAAGCAGGCTGTCATTGCCTATGAACCGGTATGGGCCATCGGCACCGGGCGAACCGCAACGCCGGATCAGGCGCAGCAAACCCACGCCTTCATTCGCGCACAGCTTGCCGCCGCCGATGCTAAAATAGCGGGCTCAACGCGCATTTTGTATGGCGGCAGCGTCAAGGCCGACAATGCAGAGGCGTTGTTCAAATGTCCTGATGTTGATGGCGGCCTGATTGGTGGGGCAGCTCTCAAAGCGGGTGAATTCGTAGCGATTTGTGCCGCAGCACAAGCGCGTAACAAGTGA
- the secG gene encoding preprotein translocase subunit SecG, translating to MHTALVIIQLLISIALLGLILLQHGKGADAGAAFGSGASGTVFGARGSANFMSRATAWLAGGFFITSLALAYLVHGEKQSTSVVDRLASPAVEQVESTPSAALGPDDAPHSSQAIPAPSEAGNNQDSAEPVIPE from the coding sequence ATGCATACCGCACTGGTCATCATCCAGCTTTTGATTTCCATCGCCTTGCTTGGCCTGATTCTGCTGCAGCACGGCAAAGGCGCCGATGCAGGCGCCGCATTTGGCAGCGGTGCCTCTGGAACCGTTTTTGGCGCGCGCGGCTCGGCCAACTTCATGTCGCGTGCAACCGCGTGGCTGGCGGGTGGCTTTTTCATCACCAGCCTGGCGCTGGCCTACCTTGTTCACGGCGAAAAACAATCCACCTCCGTGGTCGATCGTCTGGCATCGCCAGCTGTCGAGCAGGTTGAGTCCACACCCTCGGCGGCACTGGGGCCTGATGATGCGCCTCACTCATCTCAAGCCATTCCTGCGCCGTCTGAAGCCGGCAACAATCAGGATTCTGCAGAACCTGTGATTCCCGAATAA
- a CDS encoding SRPBCC family protein — MPIQRLLKWMLAAALIVAAGFVTIGLFLPDRLQVQHQIQIKAPPARVFEQLAGLTDFDQWSPWGQMDPAMHYQRSGPEQGVGARIQWRSSNPSIGSGSQQIEALEAPRWLRMQMSFEGRKSQIQTLYTLTPEAEATRLIWEDQVDFKGDFIGRYFGLVLRGALGNLQERGLAQLKNVLEGADLGDN, encoded by the coding sequence ATGCCGATTCAACGATTGCTCAAATGGATGCTGGCCGCTGCACTGATTGTGGCAGCGGGATTTGTCACCATCGGCCTGTTTTTACCCGATCGCTTGCAGGTTCAGCACCAGATACAGATCAAGGCACCACCCGCGCGCGTATTTGAACAACTCGCAGGCTTGACTGATTTTGACCAATGGTCACCCTGGGGGCAGATGGACCCTGCCATGCACTACCAGCGCAGTGGCCCAGAGCAGGGCGTCGGTGCGCGCATTCAGTGGCGCAGCAGTAACCCTTCGATCGGGAGCGGCTCACAACAGATCGAAGCCTTGGAAGCCCCTCGATGGCTGCGAATGCAAATGAGTTTTGAAGGGCGCAAAAGTCAGATCCAGACCTTGTATACGCTGACGCCCGAAGCCGAAGCAACCCGCTTGATCTGGGAAGACCAGGTCGATTTCAAAGGTGATTTTATCGGGCGTTACTTTGGATTGGTGCTGCGGGGTGCATTGGGCAATCTGCAGGAGCGCGGCTTGGCCCAGCTCAAAAACGTGCTGGAGGGCGCGGATTTGGGTGACAATTGA
- a CDS encoding adenylate cyclase produces MGLLGLLTTPARRLDFPVELDAAFTQEYAADSLKSLRWAIWVGILLFAGFGPLAPWIVPEIKVEAWILQYAVICPVLLIAWALTFTPFVLDHIHQLFAPLVSLGILIAGGGIIVLTAMLAPGNAAGLSYSGVLVLVVIFSYSAVRMPFAWAWSINWILFPAYLMAAIYGSNALEHNTTRIVLFSNTAILIGANLIGMFACYTLEFYARLDFLQKRSIRKEKDTSEKLLLNILPREVADTLKTRGNPIAQDFPEATLLFSDICDFTPLSSTLSPLELLKLLNEVFSAFDEIVDRNGGEKIKTIGDCYMVTVGVPTPVAGHARIAARIAMEMQEYLTQRAAEHQDGEFVLKMRSGMHSGPVVAGVIGHSKFIYDLWGDTVNTASRMESHSEPGKIQITRETYERIKDEFECESRGTIHVKGKGDMEAWYIKNWRKRG; encoded by the coding sequence ATGGGACTGTTAGGGTTATTGACGACGCCGGCGCGCCGTCTGGACTTTCCTGTTGAACTCGATGCTGCCTTCACCCAGGAATATGCAGCCGATTCGCTCAAGTCCCTGCGCTGGGCAATCTGGGTCGGGATTTTGCTTTTTGCCGGCTTTGGTCCGCTGGCGCCATGGATCGTGCCCGAAATCAAGGTCGAAGCGTGGATTCTGCAATATGCAGTGATTTGCCCGGTACTGCTGATCGCCTGGGCACTGACATTCACCCCATTCGTTCTTGATCACATCCATCAACTGTTTGCGCCGCTGGTATCCCTCGGCATTCTGATCGCCGGAGGCGGCATCATCGTGCTCACCGCCATGCTCGCGCCCGGCAATGCGGCAGGGCTGTCATATTCCGGGGTTCTGGTGCTGGTCGTGATTTTCTCCTACAGCGCCGTGCGGATGCCCTTTGCCTGGGCCTGGAGCATCAACTGGATATTGTTTCCCGCCTATCTGATGGCCGCCATTTACGGCAGCAATGCGTTGGAGCACAACACGACACGCATCGTTTTATTCAGCAACACAGCCATCCTGATCGGCGCCAACCTGATCGGCATGTTTGCCTGCTATACGCTGGAGTTTTATGCCCGGCTCGATTTTTTGCAGAAACGCTCCATTCGCAAAGAAAAAGACACTTCCGAGAAGCTGCTTCTCAATATCTTGCCCCGTGAGGTTGCGGACACCCTGAAAACACGCGGCAATCCGATTGCACAGGACTTTCCTGAAGCCACGCTGCTGTTTTCTGACATCTGTGATTTCACTCCCTTGTCATCCACGCTCTCGCCCCTTGAATTACTCAAGCTGCTCAACGAAGTGTTTTCTGCATTTGATGAGATCGTCGATCGCAACGGCGGCGAAAAAATCAAAACCATCGGTGATTGCTACATGGTGACCGTCGGCGTTCCGACACCGGTCGCCGGGCATGCTCGTATTGCCGCCCGTATTGCCATGGAAATGCAGGAATACCTGACACAGCGTGCCGCCGAACACCAGGACGGCGAGTTTGTGCTGAAGATGCGCAGCGGCATGCACAGTGGTCCCGTCGTGGCCGGGGTCATCGGGCACAGCAAGTTCATCTACGACCTGTGGGGCGATACCGTCAACACCGCCAGCCGTATGGAATCGCACAGCGAACCTGGAAAAATCCAGATCACGCGCGAAACCTACGAACGGATCAAGGATGAGTTTGAATGCGAATCGCGCGGCACCATCCATGTCAAAGGCAAAGGTGACATGGAAGCGTGGTACATCAAAAACTGGCGCAAGCGCGGATAA
- the metG gene encoding methionine--tRNA ligase: MSRSILVTNALPYANGPLHLGHMVGYVQGDIWVRFQRQRGHTVHYVCADDAHGTPIMLAAEKAGLSPEAFIDAVRIEHARDFADFGVAFDHYHSTHSKENQHFAETIYQRLDQAGAIARRTIKQLYDPVKQMFLPDRYIKGQCPKCDAEDQYGDNCEVCGAAYAPTDLKNPRSAVSGATPELRDSEHYFFQVDRFRALLGQWLAEDVAHPAVKAKLREWFDAGLRDWDISRDAPYFGFAIPGTTDKFFYVWLDAPIGYMASFQALCQARALDFDAFWKAGSVHELHHFIGKDIVNFHGLFWPAMLHGSGHRTPTRLHVNGYLTINGAKMSKSRGTFIRARSYLKHLNPEYLRYYFAAKVGAGVDDLDLNLDDFISRINSDIIGKYVNIASRCAGFIHKRFDGLLADQLHEHTLFERISAASDGIAARMEAGEYAAAVREIMHLADEANAQIQTLAPWIMAKDPAQTQALHRVCTTFINVFAQLTVYLKPLLPTLAVAAEQFLNTESLTWDDAGRALLNHRINAYQPLATRIDRAAVDAMLAEETPVALAQPEKTPPPKTTQSAQAPAAVDNAPISIDEFTKVDLRIARIVRAEHVEGADKLLRLQLDVGALGSRQVFAGIKAAYDPATLVDRLTVMVANLAPRKMKFGLSEGMVLAASDARGGPFLLAPDAGAEPGMRVK; the protein is encoded by the coding sequence ATGTCGCGCTCGATTCTCGTTACCAATGCTCTGCCCTATGCCAACGGTCCGCTGCATTTAGGTCATATGGTGGGGTATGTGCAGGGTGATATCTGGGTACGTTTCCAGCGCCAGCGTGGGCATACCGTGCATTACGTCTGCGCGGATGATGCGCATGGCACCCCGATCATGCTGGCGGCTGAAAAAGCAGGCTTGAGCCCCGAGGCGTTCATCGACGCCGTGCGCATCGAGCATGCCCGCGATTTTGCTGATTTTGGTGTTGCGTTTGATCACTATCACTCGACGCATTCCAAAGAAAATCAGCACTTTGCCGAAACCATTTATCAACGTCTGGATCAAGCCGGGGCGATTGCGCGGCGCACCATCAAGCAGCTTTATGACCCCGTCAAACAGATGTTTTTGCCGGATCGCTATATCAAGGGCCAATGCCCCAAGTGCGATGCCGAGGATCAATACGGCGACAATTGCGAAGTGTGCGGTGCTGCGTATGCGCCCACCGATTTGAAAAATCCCCGTTCGGCAGTTTCCGGTGCCACGCCGGAACTGCGTGACTCGGAGCATTATTTTTTTCAGGTTGACCGGTTTCGTGCGCTGCTGGGCCAATGGCTGGCCGAGGATGTGGCACACCCCGCAGTCAAGGCCAAATTGCGTGAATGGTTTGATGCCGGCCTGCGCGACTGGGACATTTCACGCGATGCCCCCTACTTTGGCTTTGCCATTCCCGGCACCACCGACAAGTTTTTCTATGTCTGGCTGGATGCGCCGATTGGGTACATGGCCAGTTTTCAGGCGCTGTGCCAGGCGCGCGCACTGGATTTTGATGCCTTCTGGAAAGCGGGCAGCGTCCATGAATTGCATCATTTCATCGGCAAGGACATCGTCAATTTTCATGGCCTGTTCTGGCCGGCGATGCTGCATGGCTCCGGCCATCGCACCCCCACCCGGCTGCATGTCAATGGTTATCTGACCATCAATGGCGCCAAGATGAGCAAATCGCGCGGCACTTTCATTCGCGCACGCAGCTACCTGAAGCACCTGAATCCCGAATATCTGCGCTATTACTTTGCCGCCAAAGTCGGCGCCGGCGTTGACGATCTGGATTTGAATCTGGACGACTTCATCAGCCGCATCAACAGCGACATCATTGGCAAATACGTCAACATTGCCAGCCGCTGCGCCGGATTCATTCACAAGCGGTTTGACGGCCTGCTGGCCGATCAACTGCACGAGCACACGCTGTTCGAGCGCATCAGCGCCGCCAGCGACGGCATTGCCGCGCGCATGGAAGCGGGTGAATACGCTGCCGCCGTGCGCGAGATCATGCATCTGGCCGACGAAGCCAACGCCCAGATCCAGACGCTGGCGCCGTGGATCATGGCCAAGGATCCGGCGCAGACGCAGGCGCTGCATCGTGTCTGCACCACCTTCATCAACGTGTTTGCCCAGCTCACGGTTTACCTGAAACCGCTGCTGCCGACACTTGCTGTCGCTGCCGAACAGTTCCTCAACACCGAATCGCTGACCTGGGACGATGCCGGGCGCGCGCTGCTCAACCATCGCATCAACGCCTATCAGCCGCTGGCCACCCGCATCGACCGCGCCGCCGTGGATGCGATGCTGGCCGAAGAAACGCCGGTTGCGCTGGCACAACCGGAAAAAACCCCGCCGCCCAAAACCACCCAATCCGCCCAAGCGCCAGCCGCTGTCGACAACGCCCCGATCAGCATCGACGAGTTCACCAAGGTCGATCTGCGCATTGCCCGCATCGTCCGTGCCGAACACGTCGAAGGCGCCGACAAACTGCTGCGTCTGCAACTCGACGTAGGCGCGCTTGGCAGCCGTCAGGTGTTTGCCGGCATCAAAGCCGCCTACGACCCCGCCACGCTGGTGGATCGACTCACCGTCATGGTTGCCAACCTCGCACCGCGCAAAATGAAATTTGGCCTGTCCGAAGGCATGGTGCTGGCCGCCAGCGACGCGCGCGGCGGCCCGTTTCTGCTGGCTCCCGATGCCGGTGCCGAGCCGGGCATGCGGGTCAAATAA